A single window of Lutzomyia longipalpis isolate SR_M1_2022 chromosome 1, ASM2433408v1 DNA harbors:
- the LOC129796870 gene encoding probable JmjC domain-containing histone demethylation protein 2C isoform X1 — protein MGDSDSGISSVSSGRTTSSSVCGDDRSTSGSRSSAASLSLSEVSSPTPSSSSSSSSSSQQHQEPVKVWRDPLTVDGGPQVRHVHSVQHHSLMMTPSGHPFQPLPSHVSLLLPPPMYAPELWGKQPTPGSQRFEEDKIARERRDIEYRGSDKHKDIERERMDRQVHQQQQQSHDRQDKQSCTTAEQAVSKHFEESLRNVKDKNAANFGYPVIKSPVKHMHSAWNLNTLPAQNPVPHLSHISIPAHMIPTVGGIQTSVGGSQVVGSGGVSVVAGNSSSSGASGGSGNNGNSDPSQEDKRRRMEHERLVAAAADRDSREREREREREKELDRLRQQEQQRAYYMQTGVQRAPTKSASDYHRGISIVPPPSKTRREDEKPSPMKDLNTHQPYTLYSGFSGYPPGAFQKDIKTKQEMSLPAPPPLMSDVKHSTGVIVKHDTNAIKQSPMQVVHTPKASHQQQQQQAHYKAVTGGVPVSAGSTPHIMYDYRVAAQQHGAHERYKQQTVSVMASPQSSFGQAVSVTKQQQQQQQQQQQQQQQQSQQSQQVQQVQQVTSQMQQQPSQQQPPPQQSHYVHVQQKSKVSSPAPSHIYGKPSGAGIVSGIPVCRPQESSVHVVSKASSPSPFHAHIYGPPTVPPPPAHSSRSTLYDGRMFTAAPAVKQSMPHSLHGTSPPTATAAPLPISRSPGVMLPVIAQQHVNSVQVAAASNSFQTQPLDLGVSDRSRDEGKVSPKRKGAPMGSSSVSCEIKKKRTEMLPQPPPQMKHHTVQQHYMQHVPHQQPPQHYIIPQQQQLQQQQQQQQHQQNVPLALNMNAQSTNMTPPMSISPLDQRVASPLVTANMTVPHVEAPKVPKQQIHPDGTNPVVTIAPADVANNTKGNMSVTVAATFKVNSIANSIRTNSADGTCRTTTLSDTSSPAPSPELRSSPATPAKILTEPEKSSSPAPKPNAPRHLKKAWLQRHTGEDLEDSTGITGGGSCVKLPLTLNPKPIVSNSDQQTTNSNNITTATTTNSTTHSTVHSIHNVGTMAINSISKTKSIVSGSKINQHPKKSAVINQNNINRDNGHNSDSNQKDDSSSSDQERPPKSPPKRKPIKVKRRKGGARKHADESKKKRQASESDKDSESDKESISDKDSDSTSASLGKKTNGNAAANSAIAKEPRKRGRRPKNAKDDTSTKKKQKDETNPLRDPFCKPPISQLKKTGESFLQDGPCFEVAPKLAKCRECRWTPNQRSKNTPNIFCRFYAFRRLRYTKNGQLAIAGFSDPYKDPKDDDLKLWIPDGDSPPSVLDLQGARFLLAYVADQFCDLVQQEREAMAEHMSEDKTIAWKRVVQGVREMCDVCETTLFNFHWACSKCGFVVCIDCYKGRKHGSDKTWGEIGGKDRDECSWLLCTNKATHEQEKLMLTQIIAGDSLQILTRQMHEARSLWNIPSFCGCPLMVEQHSKATNGVCKEYIRRLLKNDLNGVKKEIKQEGNFGANGAIKQEDNSSALSWLAEVALQNEVKKNGAKEEVVRGGGEKRENSNDSDSDDPSHSTLRELLIRPASKLNGSRTNSPVGKPTTKDPGALAENHDATITTDGLIADEKDPLMEQFQNSYYVSGKDRKMFNNVPIRIMTMIESKSLYPDIAHGWLCDGKLLRLLDPAAANNIKIFQEQWRRGQPVLVSDVAKRLTADLWLPESFSRDFGEDKNDLVNCLNGKLVSNQQMRKFWDGFEYISKRLKTDKGQPMLLKLKDWPPGEDFAEMLPSRFADLMKALPLPEYTQRNGRLNLAGHLPDCFVRPDLGPKMYNAYGSALYPSKGTTNLHLDISDAVNVMMYVGIPKDADEEETIKAAFRAIDEAGCDILTKRRVRDKGELPGALWHIYAPRDADKIRDLLNKITLEKGYCLEPHHDPIHDQQWYLDGPLRERLYKEYGVEGYPIAQCLGDAIFIPAGAPHQVRNLHNCIKVAQDFVSPENVTKCFDLTQEFRNLTDTHSNHEDKLQIKNIIYHAVKDAIGCLSHALNQRITESQMFDIKKEVVPIKKEIKEEEETEDHPAN, from the exons ATGGGTGACAGCGATTCTGGCATATCTTCAGTGAGTTCCGGTCGAACAACATCATCATCTGTGTGTGGGGATGATCGATCAACTTCCGGATCACGCAGTTCAGCTGCATCTCTATCACTATCAGAAGTCTCATCACCAACACCCtcatcatcgtcatcatcGTCCTCAAGTTCACAGCAGCATCAG GAGCCAGTGAAAGTTTGGCGTGATCCCCTAACTGTTGATGGTGGTCCACAGGTGCGACATGTTCACTCAGTGCAGCATCATTCGCTAATGATGACACCATCTGGGCATCCTTTCCAGCCATTGCCATCACACGTGTCGCTCCTTTTGCCACCGCCTATGTATGCTCCTGAGCTGTGGGGCAAGCAACCAACACCAGGAAGTCAACGATttgaagaagataaaattgctag GGAGAGGCGAGATATTGAATATCGCGGAAGTGATAAACACAAAGACATCGAGCGCGAGAGGATGGATCGCCAGGTGCatcagcagcaacaacaaTCACACGATCGTCAAGATAAGCAGTCGTGTACAACGGCCGAGCAGGCTGTGAGCAAACACTTTGAGGAATCTCTTCGTAATGTTAAGGATAAA AATGCCGCAAATTTCGGATATCCCGTCATCAAGTCACCCGTAAAG cATATGCATTCAGCATGGAATCTGAATACCCTGCCGGCACAGAATCCAGTTCCGCACTTGTCCCACATCAGTATACCTGCGCATATGATACCCACGGTGGGTGGTATCCAGACATCAGTGGGGGGAAGCCAAGTGGTGGGTAGTGGTGGTGTTAGTGTAGTGGCAGGAAATTCAAGTAGTAGTGGTGCTAGTGGGGGAAGTGGAAATAATGGGAATAGTGATCCGAGTCAGGAGGACAAACGCCGTCGGATGGAGCACGAACGACTCGTGGCTGCTGCAGCGGATCGGGATAGTAGGGAGCGAGAACGGGAGCGTGAACGTGAAAAGGAACTCGACCGTCTGCGGCAGCAAGAGCAACAGAGAGCATACTACATGCAAACTGGG GTTCAACGAGCACCAACGAAAAGTGCAAGTGACTACCATCGTGGAATTTCAATTGTACCACCGCCGTCAAAAACAAGACGAGAAGATGAGAAACCCAGTCCAATGAAGGATCTCAATACACATCAACCCTATACATTGTATAGTGGTTTTTCCGGATACCCTCCGGGTGCATTTCAAAAGGACATCAag ACAAAACAAGAAATGTCTCTGCCAGCACCACCACCTCTGATGTCTGATGTGAAACATTCGACGGGTGTTATTGTGAAGCACGACACGAATGCAATAAAGCAATCACCAATGCAAGTGGTGCATACACCCAAAGCATCCCaccagcagcaacagcagcaggcTCACTACAAGGCTGTGACTGGTGGTGTACCCGTGTCTGCTGGATCAACACCGCACATTATGTATGATTATCGTGTGGCAGCACAGCAGCATGGTGCTCATGAGAGGTACAAACAGCAGACGGTGTCGGTGATGGCATCACCTCAGTCGTCATTTGGACAGGCGGTGTCTGTGACGAAGcaacagcaacagcagcagcagcaacaacaacagcagcagcagcagcagtctCAGCAATCGCAGCAAGTGCAACAAGTTCAGCAGGTAACGTCTCAAATGCAACAGCAACCATCACAGCAGCAGCCACCACCGCAGCAAAGTCACTATGTGCATGTACAGCAAAAATCGAAGGTTTCCTCACCGGCACCATCTCATATTTATGGGAAGCCCAGCGGTGCGGGAATTGTGAGTGGTATTCCCGTGTGTCGACCACAGGAATCTTCTGTTCACGTGGTGTCCAAAGCATCATCACCGAGCCCCTTCCATGCCCACATCTATGGTCCACCGACTGTTCCGCCACCACCAGCGCACTCATCTCGGTCCACACTGTATGATGGGCGAATGTTTACTGCGGCACCAGCTGTGAAACAATCAATGCCGCACTCACTCCATGGAACATCACCACCGACCGCAACTGCGGCACCCCTTCCCATCTCCAGGTCACCTGGTGTAATGCTACCTGTGATTGCGCAACAGCACGTAAATAGTGTTCAAGTGGCAGCAGCATCAAACTCTTTCCAGACGCAACCGCTTGATCTCGGTGTGTCAGATAGGAGTCGCGATGAGGGTAAGGTGTCACCAAAGAGAAAGGGGGCACCAATGGGTAGTAGTAGTGTGTCGTGTgagattaagaagaaaaggaCTGAAATGCTACCGCAGCCACCGCCACAAATGAAGCATCATACAGTGCAACAGCACTATATGCAACATGTGCCACATCAACAACCACCTCAACACTATATCATaccgcagcagcagcaactgcagcaacagcagcaacagcagcagcatcagCAAAATGTACCATTGGCATTAAATATGAATGCCCAATCGACAAATATGACGCCACCCATGTCAATAAGTCCGCTGGATCAGAGAGTAGCGTCACCCCTGGTCACTGCCAATATGACAGTTCCTCATGTGGAGGCGCCAAAAGTGCCAAAGCAACAAATACATCCCGATGGGACCAATCCTGTTGTCACAATTGCCCCAGCGGATGTGGCAAATAATACAAAAGGAAATATGAGTGTTACAGTGGCGGCAACATTCAAAGTTAACTCCATTGCTAATTCCATACGAACAAATTCTGCCGATGGTACCTGCCGTACGACGACACTCAGTGATACCTCTAGTCCGGCACCCAGCCCGGAATTGCGAAGTTCACCAGCAACTCCAGCTAAAATTCTTACTGAACCAGAAAAATCATCTAGTCCCG CTCCCAAACCCAATGCACCACGACATCTAAAGAAAGCCTGGCTTCAGCGTCATACGGGGGAAGATTTGGAAGATAGTACGGGTATAACGGGTGGTGGAAGCTGCGTAAAATTGCCACTTACACTCAATCCCAAGCCAATTGTAAGCAATAGCGATCAACAGACCACAAATAGCAATAATATTACAACAGCTACAACAACAAATTCCACAACACACTCAACGGTCCATTCAATACACAATGTGGGGACAATGGCAATTAATAGTATCAGTAAAACCAAATCTAtag tTAGTGGAAGTAAGATAAATCAACATCCGAAAAAGAGTGCTGTTATCAATCAAAACAACATCAATCGTGACAATGGACACAATTCCGATTCAAATCAAAAGGATGATAGTTCCAGTTCAGATCAG GAACGTCCTCCAAAGAGTCCTCCAAAGCGTAAACCCATTAAAGTGAAACGACGCAAGGGTGGTGCTAGGAAGCATGCGGATGAGAGTAAAAAGAAGAGG CAGGCAAGTGAAAGCGATAAGGATAGTGAAAGTGATAAGGAAAGTATATCCGATAAGGATAGTGATAGTACGAGTGCGTCATTGGGGAAAAAGACAAATGGAAATGCAGCAGCAAATTCAGCAATTGCCAAGGAGCCACGAAAACGTGGAAGACGTCCAAAAAACGCAAAAGATGATACAAG tactaaaaaaaagcaaaaagacgAGACGAATCCCCTGAGAGATCCATTCTGCAAGCCACCAATATCGCAGCTGAAGAAGACGGGGGAGTCATTTCTTCAAGATGGGCCGTGCTTCGAAGTGGCACCCAAATTGGCCAAATGCCGTGAATGTCGCTGGACACCAAATCAACGTTCCAAGAATACAccaaatatattttgtcgCTTCTATGCTTTCCGCCGCTTGAG ATACACAAAGAATGGTCAGCTGGCAATTGCTGGCTTTTCGGATCCCTACAAAGATCCAAAGGATGATGATTTGAAGCTTTGGATTCCCGATGGGGATAGCCCACCCAGTGTGTTGGATTTGCAAGGAGCAAGATTCCTTCTTGCCTATGTTGCTGatcaattttgtgatttagtACAACAGGAGAGGGAAGCAATGGCTGAACACATGTCAGAAG ATAAAACAATCGCATGGAAGCGAGTGGTCCAAGGTGTTAGGGAGATGTGCGATGTGTGCGAGACCACACTGTTCAATTTCCACTGGGCCTGCAGCAAGTGCGGTTTTGTGGTTTGCATTGATTGCTACAAG GGCCGAAAGCATGGATCTGACAAGACATGGGGTGAAATTGGTGGAAAAGATCGTGATGAGTGCTCATGGTTGCTTTGCACCAATAAAGCAACACACGAACAGGAGAAGTTGATGCTGACACAGATAATTGCGGGTGATTCACTGCAAATTCTCACGCGTCAGATGCACGAGGCGAGATCACTGTGGAATATCCCATCCTTCTGTGGGTGTCCCCTTATGGTGGAGCAACATTCAAAGGCAACAAATGGTGTGTGCAAGGAGTACATTAGGCGTCTCCTGAAGAATGATCTCAATGGTGTGAAGAAGGAAATTAAGCAGGAAGGAAATTTTGGTGCAAATGGTGCAATAAAGCAAGAGGATAATTCATCGGCACTATCGTGGCTAGCGGAAGTTGCGCTGCAGAatgaagtgaagaaaaatgggGCAAAAGAGGAAGTGGTGCGCGGTGGGGgtgagaagagagaaaattcaaatgattccGATTCCGATGATCCATCACATTCAACACTCAGAGAACTCCTCATACGACCAGCAAGTAAACTCAATGGAAGTCGTACAAATTCCCCCGTTGGGAAGCCAACAACAAAAGATCCGGGAGCTTTGGCGGAAAATCACGATGCAACCATCACAACGGATGGACTCATTGCAGATGAGAAGGATCCATTGATGGAGCAATTTCAGAATTCCTACTACGTCTCTGGGAAGGAtaggaaaatgtttaataatgTTCCAATTAGAATTATGACGATGATTGAGTCGAAATCTCTGTATCCGGACATTGCACACGGATGGCTGTGTGATGGGAAACTTTTGAGACTTTTAGATCCAGCAGCTGCGAAtaatataaagatttttcaagagCAATGGCGCCGTGGACAGCCAGTTCTTGTGTCGGATGTGGCAAAGAGATTAACGGCAGATTTGTGGCTTCCTGAATCATTTTCACGTGATTTTGGGGAGGATAAGAATGACCTTGTGAATTGTCTCAATGGGAAATTAGTGTCAAATCAGCAAATGCGAAAATTCTGGGATGGCTTTGAGTACATTAGTAAGCGCCTGAAGACGGATAAGGGGCAACCGATGTTGCTGAAATTAAAAGACTGGCCACCAGGGGAGGATTTTGCCGAGATGCTACCAAGTCGTTTTGCTGATCTCATGAAGGCACTACCACTGCCTGAGTACACACAACGCAATGGACGATTGAATTTGGCTGGGCATCTACCGGATTGTTTTGTACGTCCGGATTTGGGGCCAAAAATGTACAATGCCTATGGATCGGCACTCTATCCATCCAAGGGAACAACAAATCTCCATTTGGACATTTCAGATGCAGTGAATGTGATGATGTATGTTGGCATACCGAAGGATGCTGATGAGGAGGAGACAATAAAGGCGGCTTTTCGTGCTATTGACGAAGCAGGATGCGATATTTTGACGAAGCGTCGGGTGCGTGATAAGGGTGAACTTCCGGGGGCGCTTTGGCACATCTATGCCCCGCGAGATGCAGACAAAATACGGGATTTACTAAATAAGATTACATTGGAGAAGGGATACTGTCTTGAACCGCATCATGATCCCATTCACGATCAACAGTGGTACCTCGATGGACCACTACGGGAGCGTCTGTACAAGGAGTACGGCGTCGAAGGGTATCCCATTGCTCAATGTCTTGGGGATGCAATCTTCATTCCGGCTGGGGCACCGCATCAAGTGCGAAATTTGCACAATTGCATAAAGGTGGCGCAGGATTTTGTCTCACCGGAAAATGTGACAAAGTGCTTTGATCTCACGCAAGAATTTCGAAATCTCACTGATACACACTCCAATCATGAGGATAAGTTGCAAATTAAGAATATCATCTACCATGCTGTCAAAGATGCCATTGGATGTCTCTCCCATGCGCTAAATCAGCGCATTACGGAAAGTCAGATGTTTGACATCAAAAAGGAGGTGGTGCCCATTAAGAAGGAGATTAAGGAAGAGGAGGAGACTGAGGATCATCCGGCAAACTAA